One Sulfurihydrogenibium subterraneum DSM 15120 DNA segment encodes these proteins:
- the mnmA gene encoding tRNA 2-thiouridine(34) synthase MnmA → MKKVVVGLSGGVDSSTAAYILKQQGYEVIGITLKLSEVDQCSLDKQVCCSTKDILDAKKVASFLGISHYVIDWQEIFKEKVIDYFIKGYQSGLTPNPCSICNREVKTGLLAKYAKKILKSDFFATGHYVKTDFLDGEKVIKRGKDLSKDQSYFMALVEKEVIDMLIFPLGNLTKEEVRKIARENKIPVSQKSESFEICFTAGKTPEEYFKSIGVPLKTGDIVHVSGKILGKHKGLEAYTIGQRKGLGIRWKEPLYVIDKDPIKNTIIVGEKEYLLTDSATAKNFNFLVPIQKWKNITVQGRYRQKPIEVKEYYFDGDTLKVIFKEKQQKMAPGQILAVYQDDILLGGGVIT, encoded by the coding sequence TTGAAAAAAGTTGTAGTTGGACTAAGTGGTGGAGTAGACAGCTCCACCGCTGCATATATTTTAAAGCAGCAAGGATACGAAGTAATAGGTATAACGTTAAAACTGTCAGAAGTTGACCAGTGTAGTCTTGATAAACAGGTATGTTGTTCTACAAAAGATATTTTAGATGCAAAAAAAGTGGCTTCTTTTCTTGGTATTTCTCACTATGTAATAGACTGGCAAGAAATATTTAAAGAAAAAGTTATAGATTACTTTATAAAAGGATACCAATCTGGACTTACACCCAATCCCTGTAGTATATGCAACAGAGAAGTAAAAACTGGACTTTTAGCAAAGTATGCAAAGAAAATATTAAAATCTGACTTTTTTGCAACTGGACATTATGTAAAAACTGATTTTTTAGACGGAGAAAAAGTTATTAAAAGAGGTAAAGACTTATCTAAAGACCAGTCTTACTTTATGGCTCTTGTAGAAAAAGAAGTTATAGATATGCTTATTTTTCCTTTGGGAAATCTTACAAAAGAGGAAGTTAGAAAAATTGCACGTGAAAATAAAATTCCTGTAAGTCAAAAATCAGAGAGTTTTGAGATATGTTTTACAGCTGGAAAAACACCAGAAGAGTACTTTAAAAGTATAGGAGTCCCTTTAAAAACTGGTGATATAGTTCACGTATCTGGAAAAATATTAGGGAAACATAAAGGTTTAGAAGCCTACACTATTGGACAAAGAAAAGGCTTAGGAATTAGATGGAAAGAACCTCTCTATGTTATAGATAAAGACCCTATAAAAAATACAATAATAGTGGGAGAAAAGGAATATCTTTTAACAGATAGTGCTACAGCAAAAAACTTTAATTTTTTGGTTCCTATACAAAAATGGAAAAACATTACCGTCCAAGGAAGGTACAGACAAAAACCGATAGAAGTTAAAGAATACTACTTCGACGGAGATACTCTTAAAGTAATATTCAAAGAAAAACAACAAAAGATGGCTCCAGGTCAGATACTTGCTGTTTATCAAGATGATATTCTCTTAGGCGGTGGAGTTATTACATAA
- a CDS encoding DsrE family protein has product MNRRKMILLSFLSSIPLFSKSSFSLPSDISPTSVQKDTDFATVYHCDFPQEARFNQMMNYITNQLNYFNADPTKIKIIVVCIGPGVKFLMKTLLNSPWEKEEIDTKKHISKAKDLTTYGVEFWICNNTIKNFNLKKEDFPDFCKVVPAGIVAITELQSKGFAYIKAQ; this is encoded by the coding sequence ATGAACAGAAGAAAAATGATTCTGTTATCTTTTCTAAGTTCTATTCCATTATTCAGTAAAAGTAGTTTTTCCCTTCCCTCAGATATATCGCCCACCAGTGTTCAAAAAGACACAGATTTTGCAACCGTTTACCACTGTGATTTTCCTCAAGAAGCTCGATTCAACCAAATGATGAATTATATCACAAACCAACTTAATTATTTTAATGCCGATCCAACTAAAATCAAAATAATTGTAGTTTGTATAGGTCCAGGAGTAAAGTTTCTAATGAAAACACTACTTAATTCTCCTTGGGAAAAAGAAGAAATAGACACAAAAAAACACATAAGTAAAGCCAAAGATTTAACCACTTATGGTGTAGAATTCTGGATATGTAACAATACTATAAAAAACTTTAATCTAAAGAAAGAAGATTTTCCTGACTTTTGCAAAGTTGTACCTGCTGGAATTGTTGCAATTACAGAATTGCAATCAAAAGGTTTTGCTTATATAAAAGCCCAATAA
- a CDS encoding type II secretion system F family protein: MRYKYLARDKYGIKREGEIDAENISSAEDWLRKQGFVDIKLSEKSTKSEAQKKKKDLALFKKKVKEQDLAIFTRQLGAMIGAGISIAQALEILSEQLPNPTLKDSIAAVKDDVITGMSISKAMAKHPKVFPPFLVNLIAAAEESGKLDETLKRATIYYEKIAAIKGKIKSASWYPTAVLVIATIIVLGLLTFVVPTFAQIYNSFGGELPFLTQLLIDISNNLKENILFILGFLIIFFLINRIFYKTYQGKKFYHNLFLKIPLIGKILHKGALAKFARTFATLISGGVPIIRAVEIASSTVGNTLIEESLEKTKNDIEKGKPINQSLDKKYFPPMFIAMAAVGENTGRLDEMLDTIANFYEDEVDREVDALISTLEPMLMVVIGGIVGFILIALYLPIFKLGELIK, translated from the coding sequence ATGAGATATAAATATTTAGCGAGGGATAAATACGGAATAAAAAGAGAAGGTGAAATAGATGCAGAAAATATTAGTTCTGCAGAAGATTGGTTAAGGAAACAGGGTTTTGTTGATATTAAATTAAGTGAAAAGTCAACTAAAAGCGAGGCTCAAAAGAAGAAAAAGGATTTAGCCCTATTTAAGAAAAAAGTTAAAGAGCAAGATTTAGCCATATTTACAAGGCAGCTTGGAGCTATGATAGGTGCTGGAATTAGTATTGCACAAGCCCTTGAAATACTCTCGGAACAATTACCAAATCCGACATTAAAAGATTCTATTGCTGCAGTTAAAGATGACGTAATAACAGGGATGTCTATATCAAAAGCCATGGCAAAACATCCTAAGGTTTTTCCTCCTTTTTTAGTAAATCTTATAGCTGCAGCAGAAGAGTCTGGTAAATTAGATGAAACCCTAAAAAGAGCAACCATCTATTATGAAAAAATAGCTGCGATAAAAGGAAAAATAAAAAGTGCTTCTTGGTACCCTACAGCCGTTTTAGTTATTGCAACTATAATAGTACTTGGACTTTTAACTTTTGTAGTCCCAACATTTGCGCAAATTTATAACAGCTTTGGCGGAGAACTACCATTTTTAACACAATTGCTTATTGACATTAGTAATAATCTAAAAGAGAATATCTTATTCATTTTAGGCTTCTTAATCATATTCTTTTTAATAAATAGAATATTTTATAAAACTTATCAAGGGAAAAAGTTTTATCATAATCTTTTCCTCAAAATTCCTTTAATTGGAAAAATTCTACATAAAGGAGCTTTAGCAAAGTTTGCAAGAACTTTTGCAACATTGATAAGTGGTGGAGTTCCTATTATAAGAGCCGTAGAAATTGCATCTTCAACAGTTGGGAATACTCTTATTGAAGAATCATTAGAAAAAACAAAAAACGACATTGAAAAAGGAAAACCAATAAATCAATCTCTTGATAAGAAGTATTTTCCTCCAATGTTCATAGCTATGGCAGCTGTTGGGGAAAATACTGGTAGGTTAGATGAAATGCTTGATACTATCGCTAATTTTTATGAAGACGAAGTTGATAGGGAAGTTGATGCTTTAATATCTACATTAGAGCCAATGCTAATGGTTGTAATAGGTGGAATCGTTGGATTTATACTAATAGCTCTATATCTACCAATATTCAAGTTGGGAGAACTTATTAAGTAA